The sequence CGGGTGACCATATAAATGTCCAGGTAAGGATAGGTAGCAGCCTGTTCTGTGAAGATGTCAATGAAATGCTCGATCTTCTTTTTAAAGGAAGTCTCTGTGCTCATGGCCCTGTCGAGGCGCTGATCCATGGCGTCCCTCGCTTCCCGCAGGATCTGATCGAACAACAGGTCGCGCGAGCGGAAGTAGTAATTCACCAGGGTACGGTTGACCCCGGCGGCATCGGCTATCTCCTGGGTAGTAGCATTGAACCTCCCTTCGGTAAAGAAAAGCTTGCGTGCTGCATCCTTGATCTGTTGTTCGGTTTGACTGTCTTTAACTGCCATTGACAATATAGTTTGACAAAATTGTTAAACAAAGATATTAAACAGCGGCAGATTTCCAAATCCAGGATTTGTTAAAATATGGTTAGGAGTGGTAGTAGGGTATTGTAAGAGGTTCTTTTGCAGTCGGTTAGCCTGTGGATAATTTTTTACGAAACCGGTACCGGAAACTCC comes from Paraflavitalea devenefica and encodes:
- a CDS encoding TetR/AcrR family transcriptional regulator, whose translation is MAVKDSQTEQQIKDAARKLFFTEGRFNATTQEIADAAGVNRTLVNYYFRSRDLLFDQILREARDAMDQRLDRAMSTETSFKKKIEHFIDIFTEQAATYPYLDIYMVTRINEDVEKQNEIIADLKKTDRVKNFLKDVEAEIKKGTIEKIEPQQFLINLISLLSHPVVIQPIFKRIFNYSDKQYKQMLAARKEIILKMLFK